A DNA window from Coffea arabica cultivar ET-39 chromosome 6c, Coffea Arabica ET-39 HiFi, whole genome shotgun sequence contains the following coding sequences:
- the LOC113693598 gene encoding cysteine-rich repeat secretory protein 55-like, translating to MMALFRLVLLLFLGSCAAVLADFLFDSGVVSVYRCSENSTIATPQMSANIDSLVAQLTSSTSRTRFSAATYGKGTDQVYGLGQCRRDVNIKDCARCLRNATQSIRTFCQNRADVWMWYNDTCFLRFDDSKFFGTVDPSSFDNLYTSDHPQHPSAFKKQLDALISKVSSEAIVPANEGVGKGRSFSVASNATIYALAQCTRDLSQHSCNECLNTVTGNFLKFCNNDKSVGCRVASTACYVHYEIFPFYFPLD from the coding sequence ATGATGGCTTTGTTTCGCCTTGTTCTCTTGCTATTCCTCGGCAGCTGCGCTGCAGTACTCGCAGATTTCCTCTTTGATAGTGGGGTTGTTAGCGTTTATAGATGCAGTGAAAATTCAACAATAGCAACCCCTCAAATGTCAGCAAACATCGATAGCTTGGTGGCTCAACTAACATCAAGCACTTCTCGGACTCGTTTCAGTGCTGCCACTTATGGCAAAGGTACAGACCAAGTCTACGGCTTGGGACAATGCAGGAGAGACGTGAATATTAAAGATTGCGCAAGATGCCTTCGTAATGCAACACAATCCATTCGAACATTTTGTCAAAACCGGGCTGATGTCTGGATGTGGTATAATGATACCTGCTTTCTAAGGTTTGACGACAGCAAATTCTTTGGAACAGTTGATCCATCTAGCTTTGACAACTTATACACCTCTGATCATCCACAACATCCGTCTGCTTTCAAGAAACAGCTAGATGCTCTTATAAGTAAGGTCAGCTCGGAGGCTATTGTGCCTGCAAATGAAGGTGTTGGCAAGGGAAGGAGTTTCAGCGTCGCATCTAATGCTACTATTTATGCCTTGGCCCAGTGCACCAGGGATTTGTCCCAACATTCTTGCAACGAGTGCCTGAACACAGTCACTGGCAACTTCCTCAAATTCTGCAACAATGACAAAAGTGTAGGATGTCGAGTTGCATCTACCGCCTGCTATGTTCATTATGAAATATTTCCGTTTTACTTTCCTCTTGATTAG
- the LOC113693962 gene encoding cysteine-rich repeat secretory protein 55-like translates to MMALFRLVLLLFLSSCTAVLADVLIDSGVVSVYSCSENSTIATPQMSANIDSLVAQLTSSTSQNRFSVATYGKGTDQVYGLGQCRRDVNIKDCARCLRNATLSIRTFCANRADVWMWYNDTCTLRFHDSKFFGTVDPSSFTNYYLGDHPQHPSAFKKQLDALISKVSSEAIVPANEAVGKGSSFSVASNATIYALAQCTRDLSQHSCNECLNIVTGNLLKFCNNEKTVGCRVASTACYFHYETYQFYYPLDS, encoded by the coding sequence ATGATGGCTTTGTTTCGCCTTGTTCTCTTGCTATTCCTCAGCAGCTGCACTGCAGTACTTGCAGATGTTCTCATTGATAGTGGGGTTGTTAGCGTTTATAGTTGCAGTGAAAATTCAACAATAGCAACCCCTCAAATGTCAGCCAACATCGATAGCTTGGTGGCACAACTAACATCAAGCACTTCTCAGAATCGTTTCAGTGTTGCCACTTATGGCAAAGGTACAGACCAAGTCTACGGCTTGGGACAATGCAGAAGAGACGTGAATATTAAAGATTGCGCGAGATGCCTTCGTAATGCAACACTATCCATTCGCACATTTTGTGCAAACCGGGCTGATGTCTGGATGTGGTATAATGATACCTGCACTCTAAGGTTTCACGACAGCAAATTCTTTGGAACAGTTGATCCATCTAGCTTTACCAACTACTACCTAGGTGATCATCCGCAACATCCCTCTGCTTTCAAGAAACAGCTAGATGCTCTTATAAGTAAGGTCAGTTCGGAGGCTATTGTGCCTGCAAATGAAGCGGTTGGCAAGGGAAGCAGTTTCAGTGTCGCATCTAATGCTACTATTTATGCCTTGGCCCAGTGCACCAGGGATTTATCCCAGCATTCTTGCAATGAGTGCCTGAACATAGTCACTGGCAACTTACTCAAATTCTGCAACAACGAGAAAACTGTAGGATGTCGAGTTGCATCTACCGCCTGCTATTTTCATTATGAAACATATCAGTTTTACTATCCTCTTGATTCGTGA